Proteins from a single region of Geothrix sp. PMB-07:
- a CDS encoding NAD(P)H-dependent oxidoreductase produces the protein MSTIPGDSLLQQLKWRYATKKFDSSKKISAADWAVLEESLILTASSYGLQPWKFIVVTDPALKAKLRPASWNQSQVEDCSHLVVFTAQQDVTEADVDRFIARIAEVRGVTAESLAGYKGFMMGDLVNGPRHAIIGEWAARQTYIAMGNLLTSAALLGIDACPFEGIEPAKYDEILGLKGTGYATVSACPLGFRAEDDKYASAPKVRFEAKDLIDHR, from the coding sequence ATGAGCACCATCCCTGGCGATAGCCTGCTCCAGCAACTGAAGTGGCGCTACGCCACCAAGAAATTCGATTCATCCAAGAAGATCTCGGCCGCTGACTGGGCGGTTCTGGAAGAATCCCTGATTCTCACGGCTTCCAGCTACGGCCTGCAGCCCTGGAAGTTCATTGTGGTCACCGACCCCGCCCTCAAGGCCAAGTTGCGCCCCGCTTCCTGGAATCAATCCCAGGTGGAGGATTGCAGCCACCTGGTGGTCTTCACCGCCCAGCAGGATGTCACCGAAGCCGATGTGGACCGCTTCATCGCCCGCATCGCCGAGGTGCGCGGCGTCACCGCTGAGAGCCTGGCCGGGTACAAGGGCTTCATGATGGGCGACCTCGTGAATGGCCCCCGCCACGCCATCATCGGCGAGTGGGCCGCCCGGCAGACCTACATCGCCATGGGCAACCTGCTCACTTCGGCCGCCCTTCTTGGCATCGACGCCTGCCCCTTCGAGGGCATCGAACCTGCCAAGTACGACGAGATCCTCGGCCTCAAGGGCACCGGTTACGCCACCGTGTCCGCCTGCCCCCTGGGCTTCCGCGCTGAGGATGACAAGTACGCCAGCGCGCCCAAGGTGCGCTTTGAAGCCAAGGACCTCATCGATCACCGCTGA
- the trxA gene encoding thioredoxin: MSDLIQHLTDQTFSSAVAQGATVVDFWAPWCAPCRELAPIMETLAAEFQGKATFAKLNVDDFTPLSEQYDVLSMPTLVIFKDGQPTERIVGSLPIDQLRARLQQSL; this comes from the coding sequence ATGTCCGATCTCATCCAGCACCTGACCGACCAGACCTTCTCCAGCGCCGTGGCCCAGGGTGCCACCGTGGTGGATTTCTGGGCTCCCTGGTGCGCTCCCTGCCGCGAACTGGCGCCCATCATGGAAACCCTGGCGGCAGAATTCCAGGGCAAGGCGACCTTCGCCAAACTCAACGTGGATGATTTCACCCCTCTCTCTGAACAATACGACGTGCTGAGCATGCCCACGCTGGTGATCTTCAAGGATGGCCAGCCCACCGAGCGCATCGTGGGATCGCTGCCCATCGATCAGCTGCGGGCCCGCCTTCAGCAGTCGCTATAA
- a CDS encoding flavodoxin family protein, with amino-acid sequence MSKVAIVFHSGYGHTKVLAERVQAGAESVPGTRTSLISVEEIDAHWTDLEAADAIIFGSPTYMGNVSGPFKTFMDASSKPWLERKWQDKLAAGFTISGSPSGDKLNTLQSLMIFAMQHGMVWVGNAEMPYNEEGINRLGSFTGLMATAGQVAPEVEPNLADRKSAERLGQRVATATARWTQAS; translated from the coding sequence ATGAGCAAAGTCGCCATCGTATTCCACAGCGGGTACGGGCACACCAAAGTGCTGGCAGAGCGGGTGCAGGCCGGGGCCGAGTCGGTGCCCGGCACCCGGACCAGCCTCATCTCCGTGGAGGAGATCGATGCCCACTGGACCGACCTGGAGGCCGCCGACGCCATCATTTTCGGCAGCCCCACCTACATGGGCAATGTGAGCGGCCCATTCAAGACCTTCATGGATGCCAGTTCCAAACCCTGGCTGGAGCGGAAATGGCAGGACAAACTGGCCGCCGGATTCACCATCAGCGGCAGCCCCAGCGGAGACAAGCTGAACACCCTTCAGTCGCTCATGATCTTCGCCATGCAGCACGGCATGGTCTGGGTGGGCAATGCCGAGATGCCCTACAACGAGGAGGGCATCAACCGACTGGGCAGTTTCACGGGGCTCATGGCCACGGCGGGCCAGGTGGCGCCGGAGGTGGAGCCCAATCTGGCGGATCGCAAGAGCGCCGAACGGCTCGGCCAGCGCGTCGCCACAGCCACGGCCCGTTGGACCCAGGCTTCCTGA
- a CDS encoding nuclear transport factor 2 family protein — translation MRKTAAMAVWMLCLGLPAWSQSQAQTWVQAAALEPVLRAELAFAKQAEDQGIRAAFLAWLKPDARVFTPRMVSAEAQYGPEPGDPGHLAWYPEAMGVAASGDLAWSLGPWTYAAKKGGPVLVNGHFLSVWRKQADGLWKVVADIGVPHGAPKEAIARFVVSSPDLGAGSTASHPGPDPSAVLTRLESDLSAAWAMKGGLALEPMLAKEGRVLRPRAFPLKATAEIRPALEADRPGPTWKPALLQVAASGDLGWACGESAPDDQGRSASFLRIWSLEAGTWKVLFDVRLPHPPPPAK, via the coding sequence ATGCGCAAGACCGCGGCCATGGCGGTGTGGATGCTTTGTCTTGGTTTGCCAGCCTGGAGTCAATCCCAGGCTCAAACCTGGGTTCAGGCTGCGGCACTGGAACCCGTGTTGCGCGCGGAGCTGGCCTTCGCCAAGCAGGCGGAAGATCAGGGCATCCGCGCGGCCTTCCTGGCCTGGCTCAAGCCCGATGCCCGGGTGTTCACGCCGAGGATGGTCAGCGCGGAGGCGCAGTACGGCCCGGAGCCTGGGGATCCCGGCCACCTCGCCTGGTACCCGGAGGCCATGGGGGTGGCGGCCTCGGGCGATCTGGCCTGGAGCCTGGGCCCCTGGACCTACGCGGCGAAGAAAGGTGGGCCGGTGCTGGTGAACGGCCACTTTCTTTCCGTGTGGCGCAAACAGGCCGACGGCCTCTGGAAGGTGGTGGCGGATATCGGCGTGCCCCACGGTGCGCCGAAGGAGGCCATCGCGCGCTTTGTGGTTTCGAGTCCGGACCTCGGTGCGGGTTCAACGGCTTCCCATCCTGGCCCAGACCCTTCTGCCGTCTTGACCCGGCTGGAATCCGATCTCTCTGCGGCCTGGGCGATGAAGGGCGGCTTGGCCCTGGAACCTATGCTGGCCAAGGAAGGGCGGGTGCTGAGGCCCCGGGCCTTCCCGCTGAAGGCGACGGCCGAGATTCGGCCGGCCCTGGAAGCGGACAGGCCTGGTCCCACTTGGAAGCCCGCGCTGCTCCAGGTCGCGGCCAGTGGGGATCTGGGCTGGGCCTGTGGCGAATCGGCGCCGGACGATCAGGGCCGCAGCGCCAGCTTCCTGCGGATCTGGAGCCTCGAAGCCGGGACCTGGAAAGTCCTGTTTGATGTGCGCCTGCCCCATCCTCCTCCCCCGGCCAAATAA
- a CDS encoding XdhC family protein, with the protein MKELQDIFRLVRERPGPLALATLMRVEGSSYRRPGARLLLDRGGPLRGSLSGGCLEGDVHARAMEALQDGRLRIMQYDLRGDADLVWGSGSGCEGLLDILVEPLEGFPEWMSWVEVAWASRAPLTLHTDLSDTNLGARSIPKIEEDAVTGFLETFDPPPALWIMGASDDSRPLVRMAKELGWFVGVLDHRPAFARAERFPEADGVWAGHPAKLLRTLPLDSRSAVVLMTHHYAKDLEALRLLLPSAAGYLGLMGSRARGAKLLAELAEEGLQPDERLHTPVGLDLGATTPETIALAVLAEIQASLHGSSGQPLSLKAASATPL; encoded by the coding sequence ATGAAGGAACTCCAGGACATCTTCCGCCTCGTGCGCGAAAGGCCGGGGCCCCTTGCCCTCGCCACCCTCATGCGCGTGGAGGGCTCCAGCTACCGGCGCCCAGGTGCCCGGCTGCTGCTGGATCGCGGTGGTCCCCTCCGCGGCTCGCTCAGCGGGGGATGCCTGGAAGGCGATGTCCACGCGCGGGCCATGGAAGCCCTCCAGGATGGGCGACTCCGGATCATGCAGTACGACCTGCGAGGCGATGCGGATCTGGTCTGGGGCAGCGGCAGCGGCTGCGAAGGCCTGCTGGATATCCTCGTGGAACCTCTCGAGGGCTTCCCCGAGTGGATGTCCTGGGTGGAGGTGGCCTGGGCCTCCCGGGCGCCCCTAACCCTTCACACGGATTTGAGCGACACGAACCTGGGGGCGCGCAGCATCCCCAAAATCGAAGAAGATGCCGTGACCGGCTTCCTCGAAACCTTTGATCCGCCTCCGGCCCTTTGGATCATGGGCGCCAGCGACGACAGCCGTCCTCTGGTCCGCATGGCCAAGGAACTCGGCTGGTTCGTGGGCGTGCTGGACCATCGCCCCGCCTTCGCCCGCGCGGAGCGGTTCCCCGAGGCCGATGGGGTGTGGGCTGGCCATCCTGCCAAGCTGCTGCGGACGCTGCCACTGGATTCGCGCAGCGCCGTGGTGCTCATGACCCACCACTACGCCAAGGATCTGGAAGCGCTGCGCCTGCTGTTGCCTTCGGCGGCGGGCTACCTGGGCCTCATGGGCAGCCGCGCCCGAGGCGCGAAACTCTTGGCAGAACTGGCCGAGGAAGGCCTTCAGCCCGACGAACGGCTCCATACCCCCGTGGGATTGGATCTGGGAGCGACCACGCCGGAAACCATCGCGCTGGCGGTGCTGGCCGAAATCCAAGCCAGCCTGCATGGAAGCAGCGGGCAGCCCCTGAGCCTAAAGGCGGCCTCGGCCACACCACTGTGA
- the fliP gene encoding flagellar type III secretion system pore protein FliP (The bacterial flagellar biogenesis protein FliP forms a type III secretion system (T3SS)-type pore required for flagellar assembly.), with the protein MNRVLRWLPTILILLAGVTLCAQQPAPLPSLTVDFGKTPSGPALSSSLQAMLLLTILTLAPTILMTATSFTRIVVVMHFLRQGLGTQQTPSNQVLISLSLVLTFFIMAPTAREINATVLQPLQRNELTTEQALDRTGAPLKVFMLRHTRKKDLALFLRISKSPAPRTKADVPMECLLPAFLISELKTAFEIGFMIFLPFLVVDMVVASILLSMGMMMLPPVVISLPFKILLFVLVDGWYLIIGSLVRGYTG; encoded by the coding sequence ATGAACCGGGTTCTGCGCTGGCTCCCCACCATCCTCATTCTGCTGGCAGGTGTGACCCTCTGCGCCCAGCAGCCTGCGCCACTGCCCTCCCTGACGGTGGATTTCGGCAAGACGCCCTCGGGGCCAGCCCTCAGCTCCAGCCTGCAGGCCATGCTGCTGTTGACCATCCTCACGCTGGCGCCCACCATCCTCATGACGGCCACCAGCTTCACCCGCATCGTGGTGGTGATGCACTTCCTGCGGCAGGGGCTTGGCACCCAGCAGACGCCTTCCAATCAAGTGCTCATCAGCCTTTCGCTGGTGCTGACTTTTTTCATCATGGCGCCCACCGCCCGGGAGATCAACGCGACGGTGCTGCAGCCCCTGCAGCGCAATGAACTCACCACCGAACAGGCCCTGGATCGCACCGGTGCGCCGCTGAAAGTCTTCATGCTGCGCCACACCCGGAAGAAGGACCTGGCCCTGTTCCTGCGCATCTCGAAGTCGCCAGCGCCCAGGACCAAGGCCGATGTGCCCATGGAGTGCCTGCTGCCGGCCTTCCTCATCAGCGAACTGAAGACCGCCTTTGAAATCGGCTTCATGATCTTCCTGCCCTTCCTGGTGGTGGACATGGTGGTGGCCAGCATCCTGCTGAGCATGGGCATGATGATGCTGCCGCCCGTGGTGATCTCGCTGCCCTTCAAAATTCTGCTGTTTGTGCTGGTGGATGGTTGGTATCTGATCATCGGCTCGCTGGTGAGGGGGTATACGGGATGA
- the fliQ gene encoding flagellar biosynthesis protein FliQ: MNELLIAQLGKDALRTALMVAGPALAVSLVVGLVVSIFQVVTSLQDQTIAFVPKVIAVMAVVAISFPWMTAVMVHFTTRMFTEFNAVVRQLS, encoded by the coding sequence ATGAACGAGCTGCTCATCGCCCAGTTGGGCAAGGACGCACTGAGGACCGCATTGATGGTGGCGGGGCCCGCGCTGGCGGTCTCCCTGGTGGTGGGCCTGGTCGTCTCCATCTTCCAGGTGGTGACGAGCCTGCAGGATCAGACCATCGCCTTCGTGCCCAAGGTCATTGCCGTCATGGCGGTGGTGGCCATCAGCTTTCCCTGGATGACGGCGGTCATGGTCCACTTCACCACGCGCATGTTCACGGAGTTCAACGCCGTCGTACGACAGCTATCGTGA
- a CDS encoding flagellar biosynthetic protein FliO has product MLRRWVLCLGMLSGLCLGAQGSAPPPTASEKELQAPLTLEDGKPTQGQAAEAPPSGLRAFGSLVLVLGLAGASLWALKKYGRGRMPGGGGTKLKVEETLALGDRRFVSILDVEGERFLIALTPQGIGLLSRLDPGERGEPGTFDEALSRQVDLGRPVPVKEMEALLKQGGGGQ; this is encoded by the coding sequence GTGCTGCGACGATGGGTGCTTTGCCTCGGAATGTTGTCGGGCCTGTGTCTGGGCGCTCAGGGCTCGGCCCCGCCGCCCACGGCCTCGGAGAAGGAACTGCAGGCTCCCTTGACGCTGGAGGACGGAAAACCGACGCAGGGCCAGGCGGCGGAGGCTCCGCCTTCGGGCCTGCGGGCCTTTGGCTCTCTGGTATTGGTGCTGGGCCTGGCGGGGGCCAGTCTCTGGGCGCTCAAGAAATACGGCCGTGGCCGCATGCCCGGCGGAGGCGGCACCAAGCTCAAGGTGGAGGAAACCCTGGCCCTGGGTGACCGTCGCTTTGTGTCGATCCTGGATGTGGAGGGAGAACGCTTCCTCATCGCCCTGACGCCCCAGGGCATTGGCCTGCTGTCGCGCCTTGATCCCGGCGAACGAGGCGAGCCGGGCACTTTTGATGAGGCCCTCTCCCGCCAGGTGGACCTGGGCCGACCCGTGCCGGTCAAGGAGATGGAGGCCCTGTTGAAGCAGGGCGGAGGTGGCCAATGA
- a CDS encoding (2Fe-2S)-binding protein yields the protein MAPIQLTVNGRVRTVDADGDTPLLWILRDTLGLTGTKFGCGQGVCGSCTVHLDGKAVKSCQTSLKEAAGRAIVTVEGLSKDGSHPVQKAWIAEDVAQCGYCQPGFIMSAAALLKRKPHPTDRDIDEAFADHVCRCGTYPRVRKAVKRAAGGVK from the coding sequence ATGGCACCGATCCAACTCACCGTGAACGGCCGGGTCCGCACTGTGGACGCCGACGGCGACACGCCCCTGCTCTGGATTCTCCGGGATACCCTGGGCCTCACCGGCACCAAGTTCGGGTGCGGCCAAGGCGTCTGCGGGTCCTGCACCGTCCACCTGGATGGCAAGGCCGTGAAATCCTGTCAGACCAGCCTGAAGGAGGCGGCCGGGCGCGCCATCGTCACCGTGGAGGGCTTGTCCAAGGATGGTTCCCATCCCGTGCAGAAGGCCTGGATCGCCGAAGACGTAGCCCAGTGCGGCTACTGCCAACCGGGCTTCATCATGAGCGCCGCTGCCCTTCTGAAACGCAAACCTCATCCCACCGACCGCGACATCGACGAGGCCTTCGCCGATCATGTGTGCCGCTGCGGCACCTATCCCCGCGTTCGGAAAGCTGTGAAGCGCGCGGCTGGAGGTGTGAAGTGA
- a CDS encoding xanthine dehydrogenase family protein molybdopterin-binding subunit produces MTDRRDFLKFTGAAGAGLVLGLNLEAKARPGETAKAAFKPNAFLAVLPDGTVRITVPKTEMGQGVRTALPLALAEEMDLDWSKVEVINAQPGPEFKSMQTGGSTSVSSTWTPLRKAGATAREMLRTAAATQWKVGIDQCRTERGFVHGPGGQKLGYGALAEAAAKLPVPKDSPLKKASDYRLLGKRTPRFDGPAIVIGKAVFGLDVRRPGQRFAAVLRCEVPGGQPKAWDEAKARAVKGVKAVVKVPTGLAVVADSTWAAFKGRDALAATTTWDEGPGKAFNSVALEAKSRSALTGPADEARKAGDAEKALAAAARVIEAEYSFPYQAHATVEPMNATVQLSPDGAELWTGTQSPNKAQAAAATALGLKPEQVKLNVALIGGGFGRRLGTDFSTEAAEVAKAAGGGPIQVVWDREDDFRHDLHHAATLHRLRAGLDAQGGLTAWAHRIAGPSILRSWMGGQKSPSQASAEANGAFDIPYAIPAITVDYAEVEAPTPLGWWRGIEVVPNVFARECFLDEVAHASGKDPLRFRLDLLGSQGMVKFGRDEADIPRLKKVLQAAAAKAGWGRKLPAGHGLGLACHAYDGRTYAAQVAEVSVLKGRLKVHRITCAVDCGFAVNPAGLEAQVEGGIAFGLSALFTQITWDKGRTVQTGYLDFPLVRQGDMPEVDTVIIASAEAPSGMGEPPVPLPIPAVLNAIFAATGKRIRRLPLTAESLA; encoded by the coding sequence GTGACCGACCGCCGCGACTTCCTCAAATTCACCGGAGCCGCCGGTGCAGGCCTGGTGCTCGGCCTGAACCTGGAGGCCAAGGCCCGGCCGGGCGAGACCGCCAAGGCTGCCTTCAAACCCAACGCCTTCCTGGCCGTGCTGCCCGACGGCACTGTGCGCATCACCGTGCCCAAAACCGAAATGGGCCAGGGTGTCCGCACCGCGCTGCCCCTGGCCCTGGCCGAAGAAATGGACCTTGACTGGTCGAAGGTTGAGGTCATCAACGCCCAGCCGGGCCCCGAGTTCAAATCCATGCAGACCGGCGGCAGCACCAGTGTGAGCAGCACCTGGACGCCCCTGCGCAAGGCCGGTGCGACCGCCCGCGAGATGCTGAGGACTGCCGCTGCAACCCAATGGAAAGTGGGCATCGACCAGTGCCGCACCGAGCGGGGTTTCGTGCATGGCCCCGGCGGCCAGAAGCTGGGCTACGGCGCGCTCGCGGAGGCCGCCGCCAAGCTGCCCGTGCCCAAGGACTCGCCGTTGAAGAAGGCCAGCGACTACCGCCTGCTGGGCAAGCGCACACCCCGTTTCGATGGCCCGGCCATCGTCATCGGCAAAGCTGTGTTCGGCTTGGATGTGCGACGCCCCGGGCAACGCTTTGCCGCGGTGCTGCGCTGCGAGGTTCCGGGCGGCCAACCCAAAGCCTGGGACGAGGCCAAGGCCCGTGCCGTGAAGGGGGTGAAGGCCGTGGTGAAGGTGCCCACGGGCCTGGCTGTGGTGGCCGACAGCACGTGGGCGGCCTTCAAGGGCCGGGATGCCCTGGCCGCCACCACCACCTGGGACGAAGGCCCGGGCAAGGCTTTCAACTCCGTAGCGCTGGAGGCGAAGTCCCGGTCAGCCCTGACCGGGCCTGCAGATGAAGCCCGCAAAGCGGGCGATGCCGAAAAAGCCCTGGCCGCAGCAGCCCGCGTGATCGAGGCCGAATACAGCTTCCCCTATCAGGCCCACGCCACCGTCGAGCCCATGAACGCCACGGTGCAGCTCTCGCCCGATGGCGCGGAGCTATGGACGGGCACCCAGTCCCCCAACAAGGCACAGGCCGCCGCGGCCACAGCCCTGGGCCTCAAGCCCGAACAGGTGAAGCTGAACGTGGCCCTCATCGGCGGCGGCTTCGGCCGCCGCCTGGGCACCGATTTCAGCACCGAGGCCGCCGAGGTGGCCAAAGCCGCTGGCGGTGGCCCCATCCAGGTGGTCTGGGACCGGGAAGACGACTTCCGCCACGATCTCCACCACGCCGCCACGCTGCATCGGCTGCGAGCCGGACTGGACGCCCAGGGCGGGCTCACGGCCTGGGCCCATCGCATCGCGGGCCCTTCCATCCTCCGCTCCTGGATGGGCGGTCAGAAGAGCCCTTCTCAGGCCTCGGCCGAAGCCAACGGCGCCTTCGACATTCCCTACGCCATCCCCGCCATCACCGTGGATTACGCGGAAGTGGAAGCCCCCACGCCCCTCGGCTGGTGGCGCGGCATCGAGGTGGTGCCCAATGTCTTCGCCCGGGAATGCTTCCTGGATGAGGTGGCCCACGCCTCAGGCAAGGATCCCCTGCGGTTCCGGCTCGACCTTCTGGGCAGCCAGGGCATGGTGAAGTTCGGCCGCGATGAAGCCGACATCCCCCGCCTGAAGAAGGTGCTGCAGGCCGCCGCAGCGAAGGCCGGGTGGGGCCGCAAGCTACCCGCGGGACACGGTCTGGGCCTGGCCTGCCACGCCTACGACGGGCGCACCTACGCCGCCCAGGTGGCCGAAGTCTCCGTGCTGAAGGGCAGGCTCAAGGTGCATCGCATCACCTGCGCCGTGGACTGCGGCTTCGCCGTGAATCCAGCGGGCCTCGAAGCCCAGGTGGAGGGCGGCATTGCATTCGGATTGTCGGCCCTGTTCACCCAGATCACCTGGGACAAGGGCCGCACAGTGCAGACTGGCTACCTGGACTTCCCCCTGGTGCGCCAGGGCGACATGCCCGAGGTCGACACCGTGATCATCGCCAGTGCCGAAGCGCCCTCGGGCATGGGCGAGCCACCCGTGCCCCTGCCCATCCCCGCCGTGCTGAACGCCATCTTCGCCGCCACGGGCAAGCGCATCCGCCGCCTGCCGCTGACGGCCGAGAGCCTCGCATGA
- a CDS encoding NAD(P)-dependent oxidoreductase — protein sequence MNITLIGASGFIGSGLLKEALSRGHQVTALVTRPDRLAPHPQLRVLQADIADTPTLANLLRGHDAVISAFSGHAQPDVRGYYVKGMQSLIAAVKESGVPRLLVVGGAGSLDIAPGQQLLDSPDFPAEYRGTAEGNRDILTLLRADTHLDWTMLSPSASIHPGERTGQFRLGEDTLLVDASGTSHISLEDYAVAMLDELERPTHVRRRFTVGY from the coding sequence ATGAACATCACGCTCATCGGCGCGTCCGGCTTCATCGGATCGGGCTTGCTCAAGGAGGCCCTGTCCCGGGGCCACCAGGTCACGGCCCTCGTCACCCGCCCTGACCGTCTCGCACCTCATCCCCAGCTCCGCGTCCTCCAGGCCGACATCGCGGACACGCCTACCCTGGCCAACCTGCTCCGCGGCCATGACGCGGTGATCAGCGCCTTCAGCGGCCACGCCCAGCCCGACGTTCGCGGCTACTACGTGAAGGGCATGCAGAGCCTCATCGCCGCTGTGAAGGAGAGCGGCGTTCCCCGTCTGCTGGTGGTGGGCGGGGCGGGCAGCCTGGACATCGCGCCTGGTCAACAGCTGCTGGATTCGCCCGATTTCCCTGCGGAATACCGAGGCACCGCCGAAGGCAACCGGGACATTCTGACCCTGCTGCGAGCCGACACCCACCTCGACTGGACCATGCTCAGCCCATCGGCATCGATCCACCCCGGAGAGCGCACCGGTCAGTTCCGGCTGGGCGAAGACACCCTGCTTGTGGATGCCAGTGGTACCAGCCACATCTCCCTGGAAGATTACGCTGTGGCCATGCTTGACGAGCTGGAAAGGCCCACTCACGTCCGACGCCGATTCACCGTCGGCTACTGA
- a CDS encoding helix-turn-helix domain-containing protein translates to MVRKACALAPNVLDAHCPTRQALDLIADKWTALLIYLLSRGKQRYGDLHRQVGGISQKMLTQTLRKLERDGLVTRHVYPEVPPRTEYELTKLGHTLIGPLGALCQWAGDHLAELDQARKRYDHLQQKASLSA, encoded by the coding sequence ATGGTACGTAAAGCATGCGCCCTCGCCCCCAACGTGCTCGACGCCCACTGCCCCACGCGGCAGGCGCTGGATCTCATTGCTGATAAATGGACTGCACTCCTCATCTACCTGCTTTCCCGCGGCAAGCAGCGCTACGGCGACCTCCACCGGCAGGTGGGCGGCATCAGCCAGAAGATGCTGACGCAGACGCTGCGCAAGCTGGAGCGGGATGGCCTGGTCACCCGTCATGTCTACCCTGAGGTTCCGCCGCGCACGGAGTACGAACTCACCAAGCTGGGGCACACGCTCATCGGCCCCCTGGGCGCCCTTTGCCAGTGGGCCGGCGATCACCTGGCAGAGCTGGATCAGGCCCGCAAGCGCTACGACCACCTGCAGCAGAAGGCCAGTCTCAGCGCTTGA
- a CDS encoding flagellar biosynthetic protein FliR, with amino-acid sequence MTPTLSSSALWAFTGAKAALWVLVLTRLTGLLAAFPILGGEQMPLPIRAALGALLATVILPVIPVPPVLPSGLPELVGLMASELAIGLLLGTVVAWTLEAVSFAGTLMDTQMGFSFVQFIDPATSQSASISGSLMTQVAALLVFVTGLHHQMILALVDSYRVAPMGQGVPLQVMGLIVLIGQLLAKGFQLAFPVLAVLFLLDLTLGISGKFMPQLQLLQLSFPLKISLGLLILGLVLRELGPWLVPLLDVAPRLALKLLGG; translated from the coding sequence GTGACGCCGACGCTCTCCAGTTCTGCGCTCTGGGCCTTTACCGGCGCCAAGGCGGCGCTTTGGGTGCTGGTGCTCACGCGACTCACAGGCCTGTTGGCGGCCTTTCCCATTCTGGGGGGCGAGCAGATGCCCCTGCCGATCCGGGCAGCCTTGGGGGCGTTGCTGGCGACCGTGATCCTGCCTGTCATTCCCGTGCCGCCAGTCCTGCCATCGGGGCTTCCAGAGCTGGTGGGGCTGATGGCTTCGGAGCTGGCCATCGGCCTCCTGCTGGGAACGGTCGTGGCCTGGACCCTCGAGGCCGTCTCTTTCGCGGGAACCCTCATGGACACCCAGATGGGTTTCTCTTTCGTGCAGTTCATCGACCCGGCCACGTCCCAGAGTGCCTCCATCTCTGGCTCCCTGATGACTCAGGTCGCAGCGCTGTTGGTGTTCGTCACCGGGCTGCACCACCAGATGATCCTCGCTCTGGTGGACAGTTATCGGGTGGCGCCCATGGGGCAGGGGGTGCCGCTGCAGGTCATGGGCCTCATCGTCCTCATCGGCCAGCTTCTGGCCAAGGGGTTCCAGCTGGCCTTTCCGGTGCTGGCGGTGCTGTTCCTGCTGGATCTCACGTTGGGCATCTCGGGCAAGTTCATGCCCCAGCTTCAGCTGCTGCAGCTGAGCTTCCCACTGAAGATCAGCCTGGGGCTGCTCATCCTTGGCTTGGTGTTGAGGGAGCTGGGGCCGTGGCTGGTGCCCCTTCTGGACGTGGCGCCCCGCCTCGCCCTGAAGCTGCTCGGAGGCTGA
- a CDS encoding nucleotidyltransferase family protein → MNPPSSIAAIILAAGSGRRMGGPKALLRLEGETLLRRAVRAALEAGCAPVIAVVGDWDPGLSGLPVQAIPNPGAAEGMASSIRAGLAALPAEAEGVLLLTVDQPAVDTVLLKRLMALAGEAPMHPAACAYAGTLGVPALLPRRLFPELAALEGDRGAKAILQREQALTLPFPEGERDLDTPADIKRLKR, encoded by the coding sequence GTGAATCCCCCTTCCTCCATCGCTGCCATCATCCTGGCCGCGGGTTCTGGCCGTCGCATGGGCGGCCCCAAGGCCCTTCTGCGCCTCGAGGGTGAAACCCTGCTGCGCCGCGCGGTCAGGGCCGCCCTGGAAGCAGGCTGCGCCCCGGTCATCGCCGTGGTGGGGGACTGGGATCCGGGCTTGTCTGGCCTGCCGGTGCAGGCCATTCCCAACCCCGGCGCCGCCGAAGGCATGGCCAGTTCCATCCGCGCGGGCCTGGCCGCATTGCCTGCTGAGGCCGAGGGGGTGCTGCTGCTGACCGTGGACCAGCCCGCCGTGGACACCGTACTCCTGAAGCGGTTGATGGCGTTGGCTGGAGAGGCTCCCATGCATCCGGCGGCCTGCGCTTACGCGGGGACCCTGGGCGTTCCGGCCCTGCTGCCCAGGCGCCTCTTCCCTGAACTGGCGGCGCTCGAGGGTGATCGCGGCGCCAAGGCCATCCTGCAGCGCGAACAGGCCCTCACCCTGCCCTTCCCCGAAGGCGAGCGGGACTTGGATACACCCGCCGATATCAAGCGCCTCAAGCGCTGA